Genomic segment of Candidatus Protochlamydia amoebophila UWE25:
AAGTGATTAATCCAATTCCGAGAAGAATGCAAAAAAACAATAATAGATACGATAAACGGTATGAAAAAAAAGAGCGCATGAACTGTAGCCTTATAAAGTTTTACCTTTTATTATACAGGTAAATTTAAAAAATGGACTTTGGCTAAGTTGCTATTCTTTACCGTCTTTGAAATATATTCTAACGTTCGTGTATGTACAGATGAAATGCTTAACAACTCCAAATCTAGATTGTCAGCTTAGCCAAAATTTTAGTTTTCGAATCCACTTATGTATAAAAACAATTTTCCTCTTTGAGAGAAGCTATAAGATAATTTACAAAATCTTAAATGTCAATCGATGTTAAGATTTGATTAACTATTTATTTGGTTTTGATTAAATGGGGCTAAATTCGTAGCAATGTGAGATTTTAATTGTGAGAAAAAAATCTTAAATAAGATAAATTAATAATACTTAAGTATAAAAATGAAGTAATTTAATAAAAATTAAAAGAAATTTAGTTATTCTTAGAATTAAAAGCTTGCTAATGGAATTAAGTTTAATAAATTTTTAATTTATTTTTTATCCTATATGGTTTAATCTGTTTCCCAGCATTTAGGATTATAAAATTGGGTATTCCATCCTCCTCCTAAAGCTTTGATCAAACGAATTGTTGAAATATATCGCTCACCTAGTACAATAACAGTATTTTGTTCTGTTTCCAGAAGAGTGCGTTCAGCATCCACAACGTCTAAATAATTAATAAGACCTCTTTCGTAGCGCATTTGAGATAATTTAAGGGTTTCTTTTGCAGCTTTCACACCAGCTTCTAATGCTTCTGCTTGTAAGGCTTTTTGACGGAGATTAACTAATGAATCTTCTACATCTTGAAAAGCAATTAATACATTTTCTTGATAATTAGCTAGAGTCTCTCGAAAACGAGATTTTGTGAAAGCTAAGTTGGCGCAATTTCTTCCTCCATCGAAAACAGTTTGTATTAGATTCAAACCAATTTCCCAAAGCCGAGCTTTCCAAGAAATTAAAGAATGAACAAACGGGCTTTCAAGTCCAAAACCCGCATTTAAATTCATTGTGGGAAAAAAAGAAGCATAAGCAATTCCAATTTCCGCGTAAGAAGCTGCAAGATTTCTTTCAGCTTCCGCAATGTCTGGTCTTCTGTAAAGAAGTTCAGAAGGGAGCCCCGTTGGGATGGAAGGTGGAAGAGCATTAATGGGGTTAAATTTGATAGAAAAAACAGTGGCGGGGGTTCCGGTTAAAGTTGCAATAATATTTTCTTGTAAACTTCGAAGACGTTGGATGTTGGCAAGATCTGAGCGAGCTCTTGCAAGCTCTACTTTAGCTCGACTGACATCAGAATAAACAATTAAACCAGCATTAAAGCGTGCTTGATTAATATCAAAAGCTTTTTGTCTTGCTTCAATTGTTCTTTGTAAAATTGCTTGTTGAGAATCTAAATCACGCAATTGGAAGTAGTTTGAAGCAATATCAGCTGTTAACGTTAGTAAAATGCTTAAATAAGCTTGAGTAGATGCTTGAGATCGAAAAATAGCTGATTCATAGGTGTTGGTTAGCTTAGACCATAAATCTAATTCGTAGTTAAAATCAAAGGATAAAAAATATTGAGATTGAATACCTCGAACAGTCTGAGGTAAATTGCTGAACATTGCATCTGGTGGATTGTTTTGTTGGGAAGAAGGAATCGCTTTTCCAAGGGCGTTTTTTTGTAACATTCCAGATCGTGCATAAGAAGGAGAAAAATTGACAGTAGGAAACAGAGACGCTCGATCAATACGAGCAATTGCCCGAGATTGTATCACCCGTTCGAATGCTGCCCCAAGAGTATGATTTAATTCCAAAGCCTGCTCTTCTAACTTATTCAAAATAGGATCATCAAAAATTTCCCACCAGTAATCTAAATCTTTTTTTGATTGTTCGAAACGTTGCTCTTGCTCTTGATTAAAACTTGATGTTTCTTTCTTTGCTAAATTGGAAGGGCCTTCATTAACGGAATCCTTTTCCCATTTTTCAGGGGTGCTTATCTTACTTGCATTTTTCCAGACCTGAGGAGTCGTTATAAGAGGGGCTTGATATGGGGCAATTAATCGGCAACTTTGAAAGCTTACACAAATCAACAGCAGAATTAAAAAACGATTTAAAGTGGGAAAAATAAAAAATTTGATAACTTGCATGTTAACTTACGTTTCGAGTTCGTTTATAGATTTGTTTTGGTTACTAAAATTACGTTTTGGAAATGGTTAGGTAAGCAACCAATTAATGAAATTAACATATAAAGGAAATATAGTTTTGTAAAAAGTTTATTTCGCGGAAAAACAAAATTTAGGTTTAAAAACATCTAAAAAAAGTTTATCGATGACAAACTTCGATGACACATTTTTTTTCAGCAAGTTCATCGATTAACGCTGATAAACTTTCGCGATTGTCTTTGTCTAAATTAGCATCCCATTCGTCAAGCAAAAGAACATCTACATCAACCTTGTCAATAATTTCTAAGAGTCTACTTCGCAAAGACTCGCCTGTAGAATATTTATTTGTCTCAGAAATGAAGCTTAGCTGGTTTTGTGTCGGGAGAAAAAAAGCTCGGTCGCAAAGTGCATTTTTTACAAGCATAAGGACTGTTGACTTTCCTGCTCCATTTTCACCTCTTAATGTAATTCGACCAGATTGTTGAGTGAAAGTTAACAAATCTAAGTGGGAACTTAAGGTTGGAGGGACTGATAAAGACACATGGTCAGTTTTAGGTAAATTAGAAGCATCTAATTGAATTTTTGACCATTTGATTTTTTTCTCCATCATTTGTTGAGCATCAGTAGCGGGTTGAATGGTTTTATAAATTGATAGTAGCTTACTCCGATGCATTGTCCAGCGGAAAATTAAGCTAAGGGTTTGATAAGTATAAGATAAGATATTAAAAAGGATAGGGAGAGTGACTAAAAATGCTGTTAAATTAGCTACGCTATGACGATTTGTGTAAACATGGTAAACAACAACGATAAGTGAAGGAATGCAGGTCAGTAAAGAGATAACAATTGCTAAAACTTGATCAAATCGCTCTAAATCTACGTTCTTTTGCAAACATCGATTTAAACGTTGGGTCGTTCTATCTTCCCACAATTTAAAATTATACCGGTTGCCTAATAATACATTATCCCACGCAGCCAATAAAGATTGATAAAGATCTATCCGGGCTGTTAAAGCTTTTTTCGTTAAACGCCTTTGCAAGCGTCGTTTAGCTTTCATCACAACCAAAACTGTTAAAACACTAATAGCATACGCTAGTCCAAACAAAGGCTCGACGACAATTGACAGAGCAAAGATGTTAAAAAACACACTAATCACATAGGCATACAAATCATAAACATAATCGATTAGAGTTTGTAAAGCGTTGGGAGCTTCTGCAGTTAGAATAGAAAGTTTTTCTTCTCTTATTCCTTTATTATTCCATTCACCAATTTGATTGCGATTAGACGAGACAAATGCATTGATGAAAGAGCGTTGAGCTTCCTGGCGCCAAGAAATTTTTATAATGCTCGCCATACAACCGGGAATATAGGGAAATACTAAGGAAGTAAGATAGATAAATAAATAAGAAAAAAAAGCTTCTCCCGCTGTAATTTTTTTAACAATTATTACTAGCCAAATTGTTGATGAAGCTTCGATAAGTTGTTGAAAAGTGAGGAGGGCAAAGCATCCAAATGCCCAGCGATTTGTTAAAAGGATCCAAAATTGCTTAAGTGTCTTCGGAGTAGAGGAGGAGGTATTAAACATAAAATGTTTTGCTAAGCCGCTATTTAAATGTGTTTTTATTTAGAATCTTTCAAAAAAAATTATATAGAAAAATTAAAATAATACTTATATATTTATGCCTGTTATTATCATTTCTTCCTCTATTAAGTTCTATAAAATATTTAGCTATAATGCTTCTACCACAAAATTTTATAAAGTTATGGGCTTATTGAAAATAAATGACAACAACACTTTATCATTCATTCAACTTATCGACAAGTTATGATTTAAAATTTTAATTCCTTAACTATCAAATACTTATGACTATCTTTTTTGAAACATAATAATTTCATTTTTAAATTTTTATATTAATAGTTTTGCCTACTTCTGCCCCTCTTTATGCCTTTATATTTCTTTAAAAATTAGATAATTAAATATATAATTTATTAGTAAATGTTTTTATCAATTTTTTTTGTTGAATTCTTTGTATGTAAAATATTATTTATTAATTAAAGTTTAATATTTTATTTAAATTTTAAATAATATTAACATGGGAATAAATATAAAAATATATTTATTTTAATAAATTTGTAAGATTATAAAATTAGTTAATAAAATTAATTGATTATAACTTTATTGATAATGAGAATTTACAAAAAATATTAAGATTAATATGTTTTTTCGAGCACATCAACTTTATTTGTGTGATCTTTCAGAAAAATTTAAAATCAACTTCATATTATGTAGTACAAATTGAAAACTTATTCATAACCGTAAATTAGTAAAATTAAAAGTTTAATCTATACATCAAGATTGGATTTAATTCATATCAGCCTTTTGAGAAACATAGGTATAAAGTGATTGGTTATCAGAAGCGTTTTCTATAGATTCATCAATCAATTTTAAAAAATTATTAATCCTATCCATTTGAGGGGAAGGGCGTACTGAGGCCATTAACCTTTCACTCTTGTCTATGGCATCGCAAACTTTTTTCGTTGTAATACTTTCCACTGCTCGCGCCGGTTGATAACCAATTGTTTTATCATGAAAAGAGATTGCAGATAAAATGCGATCGCTCTGTAAAGCCTCCAAAACAAGTTGTAGGTGATTAAGTGACATGCCTAATTCATGGGATAAAGCTCGATCAGTTAAAGGCATTTCATTTTTTACAAAAGCTTCAACACATCGATAAGTAATGAGTAAAGCAATAGCTTTATTAGAAAGGGGAGTGAGACGCCTTGCAGGAAGAAATAAATCATTTTCAATTTCAAAGGCCATTTCAGCGCCAGCTAGCAAAATATTCCAGCTAAATTGGAGCCAAATTAAAAATAGGGGTAAAGCTGCAAAGCTTCCGTAGATAGCTCCATAGCTAGCAACCCCAATTTGGAATTTAATGTAAATCCATTGCCAAATTTGAAAAGCTGTTCCTGCGACAATACCTGCAATCAAAGCGGATCTTAAATAAACTTTTGTATTAGGCATGAATAAATAGACAAAAGTAAAGAGGAGCCAGCCCAAAAAATAGGGGAAAAGCTTTAAAAGATAAAAAAGAAACGGACTAAGTGCTTCTACGATAATATTATTATGTGCTGTTTGAGTGATTTGTGTATTGATAAAAACATTTATACTACTTGAAGTGACGAGAAAAAGAGGAGCCACAAGCATGGCTGCTAAGTAATCGCTAATTTTTCGGCTATAGGGACGTGTGTGCCTGGTTTTCCAAATGGCGTTCAGAGCCATTTCAATATTATTCAAAAGCCCAAAAACTGTCCAAAGTAAGGTTAAAGTTCCAATCCCTGCTATGACACCGCCTTGAACAGTTTTTAACCATGTATAAGCAAATTCGATCACTTTTTCGACAAGCTCTTTTTGTTCAAGAAATTGTTGGTTAAGCTCTGATTCTAAAGCTTTTTCAAATCCAAATCCTTTAGCAATTCCAAATAAAACCGCCAAAACAGGAACAACTGATAATAAAGTATAAAATGTCAAAGCAGAAGCTTTAGCATAACAATCATCATCAATAAATCCTTTACAGGTATTAACTAAAACGCGAAAACACCTTTTAAAAAAAGAAGGAGAAATAAATTTTTCAGGAGAAGGACTTGAATGTATGTGCTGTTGACTATCAGTCATAAATTTTTTAATATTAAAATTAGGATTCTAACATTACATGCAATAAGGACTTTGTCAATAAACTTTTCGAAGATTCCCTTAATATTAAGCGAATAGAAATAAACTTCTATTCGCTTAATAAACAGCTTATATGGAAAAAGATGCTTTAAGTCGTTTAAATTGCTTAGGGTAGTCGAGTAATACATCAATTAAAATATCATGTGACACTATGTAGGAATGAGTTGGACAAAATAATGAAGCGATAATCATTCCTCCTGTTAGCATTGCATTAGCCGTATTGCGCTGAACGTCAGGATTATAAACGTCTTTTTTTAATTTCTCTTCCTCTTCTGGCAACCAAACTTGTTGCAACGTTCCATAAAGCAAAGAAAGAAGATCTATGACAAAGGCACGCTTTGTCAAATCTGAAATTTCTACCACTTTATTAATGAACGCATCTTTAGATATTGCATCTCTAAGGTCACTAAAAATGGCCGTAATGTGTTTAAATTGACTGTCCTCATCATTTGGTCCTGATATTCGCATCAAAATTCTTTTAAGAATGGCATAAGATTCAAAAATAGTAAAAGAGGATGGATCAACGTCTTGATAAAAAAATTCGTCTAATTTATCTAGGGTGTTAGATGGATTATTTTGTCGCATTAGACGTTGGCTTGGGCCCTCAGATCTTCCTTCTGGAACACCTTGCGAAGGGTAAAGTCTAGACAACATTGAGGAGATTAAACGATGTAATTGAAAGTTAAGAGTATCGCTACTTGCAAATTTTTGAATTGTTTTATCGATCATACGATTTTCTAAATCTTGACATAACTTTGGAATAATCAATCTAGAATCATCTATGTGATTTTTGATAATATTTAAATTTTCATACAAGTTCTTAAGTTGATCATAAGAGCATTGATCCAATACAGATTTGCTAAAATTACTAGATTGAATTAATTCCAGGAATTTTCCTTTTATAACTGTTATATCAGTTGGTTTTTCCAATTTTTTAAATTCTAAAACTCGTTTCGAAATTTTTCCATAATCTTTCGTTTGAATAGCGGTAGATTTAACTTTTAACTGAAAGCGTTGTGTAGGATCAATTTTTAATGATGTTAGCCAACGCAATGACCAGTTGATAGAATTTTGAATTTCTATGACTTTATCTTCTTCGGTTTTTAATACGGTCTTTAATTCAGTTCCTTTTTCTGGGCTTGAAGGGGGTCTTTTTGTTTTAGATTTTATTTTATCTTTTTGAGGGGTAGAAAAAATAGGAGTTTCAATGAGTGTCTTGGTAGCAGTACTAGCGGAAGGTAAATTTGAATCCCAAAAAGAGCTTGGCAAATCAAAAAAATCTGAACTTATAGGCTTAAGATTGACAGGTGAAGTGGTGGAAGGGGTAGAAGCAGTCACTTGAGAAGAAACTTCCGTTACCTGTTTAGAAGTTTGGTCACTGGATGAAGTCGTCTTGATCGGCCTAATTTGTTTTATAGCAGGCTCTTCTGTAGCTTGATGTAAAGGAAATTTTGGGTTCAAATTAGCATTTGGTAAACATGTCTCTGTTACAGTAGCAGGTTCCTTCAGTGCCTCTAGAGTTGAAGGGATAGAATTTGTTTCTGTTTGGAAATTATCAACTAAATTTTCGACTCTCATACCTTCTTTTTCAGCTATCAAAGAAGGTGTTTCTTCAAGATAATTTCGAGGAGCCGTTGGAGAAACCGGTTGGTCTTCAGCTAAATTAAAAGAACTCTGATAAAAATCATTAGATTGGGTAACTTTTGCTTTCAAATCTACATATGCATTTGTTTCTAATACAGTTACTTGTTGATGTAGAGTTGTTACAGATGTAATATTGGGTAATTCAACTGTAATATTGGGTAATTCAATGCTTTTTGAGTTAGGTTGATTTGCTCGAGCTGGCGTTGCAGTAGGCAAAACTTGTGGTATTTCTATTGAAATAGCATTTATTGAATGAGGAGTAGAATTTTTAGCTGATAATCCTTCTGTGGCTGGATTAACTGTTGGCATCGTAAGTTTTTGCATATCAGTAGAATCAGGTGAAGTAACAGCGATTGAACCTTGCCTTATTGAGTTACGTGGAATTTGTTTTTCAGATCTTGTGGGCGTAATATTAGATCCTGTGGGGGTAATAAAGGATGAAGATGAAGATCTAGGAATACAGATTGGTGAAGAAAGAGAAGCTGAATTGCTTGACGGTACAATTCGATTATCAGAGATTAATCCAGTATAAACGTGATATTGATAACATGCTTTGGGATTTCTTTGCATATAATAAGGGCCGAATAAAATATTAAAAGCCAACAATCCTGCTTTCCCTAAAAGACGATAAAAAGGTTCCGGATTTCTTTTAAATCCTTCATTTTGTACTGATTTAAAAAGAATATTTCCTATTACACAAATACATCCAGCAGCTTCGAAAATGGGAATTGCAAGCATTTTTAAATTTGCTTTAGCTAAATTCCCATTAGCAATATCGTTTTGAATTTGGTTCATCAACCTTTCTAAAGGAATTAATCCATGAATTTTCATTTTTGGCCCCTTGTATAATAAATAAAATAAAAAATTATAAAAACTTTTTTTTAAAAGTCAACGCAAAGATTATTTAATAAGGATAATTTAATTGTTGTTAATATTAAATATAAAGTTCTTTAGAACAATTTTCAACGTCTGATAACATATGTTATGTTTCTTTTATAGGGAGTTAATTTATTTGATCTCCAGATGCGTTAAAAAAAATAAAAGGCTATGATTAGGAAATAAATTTAAATTAACGAAATCGACCTCGAAAGGAGTTTTTTTATGGCTACAGCACTTTTAATTTTATTGGGAATCGTCATTGTAGTTTTTTTATGGGGTATGGGAGTTTACAATACTCTTGTTCGTTTACGTAATCAAGTCAACAATGCATGGGGCCAGATTGATGTTCAACTACAACGTCGCTATGATTTAATTCCCAATTTAGTGGAAGCTGTTAAAGGATATATGAGTTATGAAAAAAACACATTAGAAGCTGTAATTAGTGCGCGCAATCAAGCTCAAGCTGCACGCGGCCAAATTACCCAAAGTGGCGGTCCCACTGAGAGTTCTGCCAGTGCTGTTAAAAAATTAGTTACAGCTGATGCAGCGGTTAGAGGCGCTGTTACAAATATTATGGCTCTTGCAGAAAATTATCCGCAACTAAAAGCTAGTGAGAATATGCAACAGCTTCAAGAAGAATTAAGCTCAACAGAAAATAAAGTTGCCTTTGCTCGTCAAGCCTACAATGATAATGTCATGCTTTATAATACAGCTCAGCAAGAATTCCCCGCAGTATTATTTGTTACAATATTTGGGCATCATTCAGTGGAATTATTTCAAATTGATGATCAAAAAGCTAAACTAGCTCCAAAAATATCTTTTGATTAAGTAACTTATTTTAAAAAATAGAAGGATTCAGTGATGGCCATGAACTTTTGGGAAGCTCAGCGTGAAGCAAAGACAAAAACAACTCTTTATTTAGTGATCTTCTTTATTCTTACTCTTATCTCAGCAACACTTGCAGAAATATTGATGAGAGGCTTTGCACAAGATGGCTACCATACTGATTTTCCTTATATAGGCTTAGGATTTTTAAGTGTTATTTTTTGTGTGGCCGGATTCAATTATATGAATTATTTGCAAAATGGAGGTAGTTACGTAGCAGAGTCTTTAGGTGCGAGACTTGTCGACCCTAATACGCGCGATGGTAAAGAAAGGCAATTATTGAATATCGTGGAAGAAATTGCTTTGGCCACTTCTTTACCTATTCCTCCTGTGTACATTTTAGAAGCTCAAGAAATCAATGCTTTTGCGGCAGGAACTTCGTACGATAATGCAGCTATAACTGTCACACAAGGATGTTTATTAGCTTTGAATCGAGATGAATTGCAAGGAGTTTTAGCTCACGAATTCGGGCATATATATAATCGAGATATGCTGATTGGAATGCGTGTTGCGGCTATGATTATGGGATTCTTTATTGTCTCTTATATTGGACTTAGAATGTTACAAACCGCCCCTTATGCAAGAAGAGATGATAAGGAAGAACGTAAAAGTGGTAATCCTGTTGCAGCGATAGGTATGATTTTCACGTTAGTGGGAGCATTCATGTGGTTTTTTGGCTCTATTCTTCAAGCCATGGTGAGTCGCCAAAGGGAGTATTTAGCGGATGCAAGTTCTGTCCAATATACACGCAATCCTGCAGGGATCTCTAGTGCTTTAAAGAAGATCCAAAACTATAAACTTTCTGATATGCCAAAAAGTGGAAAACCTTTTGCTCATTTATACTTTAATGAGCATACCTCTTTTTGGCAGCGTTTATTCGCGAGTCATCCTCCAATTGAAGATCGTATTGCAGCGATTGAAGGTCATAAATATGTGGATCTTAATCAAAAATGATATTGCATTGCCCTCCCCTGCACTTAATGAAAAATTTCACAAAATTTTACTAAAGCACCTAAACTATCAAAGGAAAAAATTAAAATGTCTAGATAGTGTAGTCACGAGACTTCTGCCCATATAGCAATACATCTAATATGGACTGCAGCCAAGAATGAGGCTGTGTTCTTTGCATAACGGGTCGCTATTCCTCTCCAGCGCTTCAAATGTAAAAATGCATTTTCCACCAAATGCCTTAACTTATAGAGATCTTTATCGTATTCTCGACCAGTTATGCGATTCTTTCGTGGAGGAATCACTACTTGCATTCCCTGACTTATAGCTTGCTCAACGATTGCGTCGCTATCATATCCTTTGTCTGCCAGTAACCACTCAGCTGTAAGACCAGCGATCAAATTGCTTGCTTGAGTACAATCTGCTGTTGTGCCTTCTGTAATAATGACCCTGATCGGCAGACCATGCGCATCCACGGCAAGATGCAATTTTGTATTGAGCCCCCTTTTGTACGACTCATGCTCTGATTACCACCTTTAGCTCCCGCTGCATGAGGATGCACTTTACAATGCGAAGCATCTATCACAAGCCATTCATAATCTGGATCGTCAATCAGCACCTCAAGCAACCTTTCCCAGACTCTCTGATTGCGCCATCGGATAAATCGCCGATGAGTATTGCTCCAACAACCGTAATCTGGAGGCAAATCCCTCCATGGAGCTCCCGTTCTTAATATCCAAAATACTGCATTGATAAAAGTCCTATTATCTCTTGCTATACCACCCCAAGTCCCTCTTCTTCCTGGCAAATGAGGTCCCAGTAAATTCCAAACTCTGTCGGATATATCATGTCTTCTGTGCGCTTCCATAAGATGCTCCATTGATGAGCTTAGAAGAGTAGCACATTTAAGCATTTATTTCATTTCTCGTGACTACACTATCTAGGGTTTGCATTCTCATTTAGGTATTGTCGGCAAAGTTAATATAAGAGCGATTTGGCTTTAATAAGCAAATGAACGAGATGATTACGTGTCAAAAGAGCTGTTCGGCTAAAAATTTTTTACTATGCTTAAACTTTTGTTCATAATTTGTTTACCTTCCTTTATTTTGTAAAAAATGAGAATAATTTATTCTCATTAATTTTTTCTGAGAAAAAATGTAGAGTTTCGAATAAGCACAGAATAAAATTCTGAAAAGTATTTTTAAATCTTTTACTGTCATTCATGGTAACCACTATCGCCATTATCATGATTATGAAATTTTTCTGCTAAAACATAGAAAATTTTTTGATAATTTGAAATTTAATGATATAAATTGGATCTTAATTTTAAAGATTTTCAGGATTTTGAAATGGATAACCCTAAAATTGACATTTTGCTAGCTACTTATCAAGGCTCTAGATATATTGACGAGCAAATTAGTTCGATTATAGAACAAACTTATCAAAATTTTCATTTGTGGATAAGAGATGACAATTCTTCCGATCAAACAGGGCAATTATTAAATCAATGGGCACTAGCCTACCCTCAAAAAATTACTTTGATTTTGAGCGATAAAAATTTAGGAATTACTCAAAATTTTTCATGCCTTTTAGATTATGCGCAGGCCCCTTACATTTGCCTTGCTGATCAAGACGACAAATGGCTTCCGCATAAATTAGAATGGAGTCTAAAAAAGATGCAAGAATTAGAAAAAAAGCACGGGCATGCGACTCCCCTACTTATTCATTCAGACTTAGTTGTTGCATCAAAAGATTTGTCTATTATCCATCCCTCATTTTGGAAGTATACACGTTTAAATCCTCATTTGACGAGCCTGAATCGTCTTTTAATTCAAAATAACGTGACAGGATGCACTTCAATGATAAATCGATCTTTAGTTGAACTCGCAAAACCCATTCCTGAAAATGTCGCAATGCACGATTGGTGGCTAGCTTTAGTAGCCTCTTGTTTTGGAGTAATCGGAAATATTAAGCAACCTACGTTACTGTACCGGCAGCATGTTTCAAACGATACTGGAGCTAAACAAAACAGTATTTTAAACTATTTTACTCAAAATTCTAAGGAAAAAAATAAAAAGGTAGATGCAGCACTTCTCTCCTATCATCACGCAGAAATGATATTAGAGCGGTATAAACTATTACTGAACGAGAAGAATAGAAACATATTGCAGTCTTACGCAAAATTAAGGACATTACCGTATGTCAAGCAAAAACTTCAAACTTTAAAATATCAATTTTATAAACAAGGGTTTCTGCGATTTTTGAAAACATTCCTTTGTCAATATTGATAATTTTATAGAGAAATAAAATTTAAACTTGCCTATAGGCGATATTAATTAAAACATGGCCTATAGAATAAAATGTTATCGAAGATCTTTAATTTCATTTACAACTAGAATAATTAAACCAATTTCATTTTTCATAGCAACACTTTCCAATATAGATTCAGAATTGGCCCCTATTATTTTTTTAACTAAAGCTTCGTGTCGTTTAGTAAAATCTTGATAATTTATAAGTTTTATTATATTTCTGGACATCTCATTGTTATGTTTAGCAATGTTGAAATTTACAGTAGCTAATTTCCTACCAACTAAAACTGGGCAGTTGTAAGTACCATCTTTGAATCTTAATTGATTTAACGTTTCAATTTTAAGTTTTTCCAGCTTGCAATTTTTACTTGGCGTGACTGGTTTTTTAGTTGCTCCTGCCGGAGTTATACCTTTTGTTTTTGTAGGACTTCTTGTTGTGATTATAGCAGAGGCGGATTTTCTTAGTTTTGCAGCAGCTTCACGTTTTCTATCATTTAAACTTTCCAGTTCTTGAAAATAAGATACAAGAGTTTCAATTTTATTATCCTCTTCATCTGAGCTTTCCAGATAATCTTTCCATAGGACATCTTTTTTCAAGGTTTGCACCAATTCACAATCATCATATTCTTTTAATTTAAACGTCGATATATCTAAAACCATAGAAATTTGCTCTTTCAATCTTCTTGGCACATGGGGATTAGTATCATTAAGTAGTAATAAATGGGGATTTAAAATATTTGCTGGATTTGGTTTAGTAAATGGGGGTCTTGCAGCATTTATTCTTGAAGGGCTTAAGGGAGGTGTTGTTGAAAATTTTGTTTTTCCTTTTTTACCATTCTTTTTTATAGCTACTTTAAGTGATTCTATGAGTGAAATTTGAACAGGTGGAGTTTGCTTAGGAGAACGTTTATTAATGCTAATGCCATCAATGGGAGTTGACTTTGAAAGTTTATTTGCTGTCGCTTGCAGAG
This window contains:
- a CDS encoding glycosyltransferase family 2 protein; translation: MDNPKIDILLATYQGSRYIDEQISSIIEQTYQNFHLWIRDDNSSDQTGQLLNQWALAYPQKITLILSDKNLGITQNFSCLLDYAQAPYICLADQDDKWLPHKLEWSLKKMQELEKKHGHATPLLIHSDLVVASKDLSIIHPSFWKYTRLNPHLTSLNRLLIQNNVTGCTSMINRSLVELAKPIPENVAMHDWWLALVASCFGVIGNIKQPTLLYRQHVSNDTGAKQNSILNYFTQNSKEKNKKVDAALLSYHHAEMILERYKLLLNEKNRNILQSYAKLRTLPYVKQKLQTLKYQFYKQGFLRFLKTFLCQY